CTCTCGTCCAGGGTGGCCGGTGGTTGCCCGGGTGGCTCGTCCTGGAGCAACGGGATGATCAACCTGGTGGGCAGGCCGGACCGGATGAGGCTGCTGACCAGCACGGCCCGCGTGACGTCGCTCTCGCGGTAGTCACGGTAACCGTTGGCCCCGCGACCCGGGGAGAGCAGGCCGCGCTCCTCGTAGTAGCGCAGCATCCGGATCG
The Micromonospora pisi DNA segment above includes these coding regions:
- a CDS encoding MerR family transcriptional regulator is translated as MRIGELAKRSLVPIRMLRYYEERGLLSPGRGANGYRDYRESDVTRAVLVSSLIRSGLPTRLIIPLLQDEPPGQPPATLDESPGAVDESLEGLFAAELARLDSKIACMNLSRTAVRKHLDRLRAPIPG